In Sedimenticola thiotaurini, the following proteins share a genomic window:
- a CDS encoding acyltransferase yields MEYSVHESAIVDEGATIGEGSRIWHFSHVCAGAQIGSNCSLGQNVFVGNKVIIGNNCKIQNNVSVYDNVTLEDGVFCGPSMVFTNVYNPRSFIERKNEYRDTLIKKGATLGANCTIVCGVTVGSYAFVGAGAVVNKDVPAFALMVGVPAQQIGWMSAFGEQINLPLEGVGEYACPHSGQHYILNGNRLELVS; encoded by the coding sequence ATGGAATACTCTGTTCACGAAAGCGCCATTGTGGATGAAGGGGCTACAATCGGAGAAGGATCCCGTATCTGGCACTTTTCTCATGTCTGTGCGGGCGCGCAGATCGGAAGCAACTGCTCACTAGGCCAGAATGTCTTTGTTGGTAACAAAGTCATTATTGGCAATAACTGCAAAATTCAAAATAACGTATCAGTATACGATAACGTAACGCTGGAAGATGGGGTGTTCTGTGGTCCTAGTATGGTATTCACCAATGTGTACAACCCTCGTTCGTTCATCGAAAGGAAGAACGAATACCGTGACACGCTGATCAAGAAAGGCGCGACGCTGGGCGCAAATTGCACAATAGTATGTGGTGTTACGGTCGGATCCTATGCCTTTGTTGGTGCAGGTGCTGTTGTGAATAAGGATGTCCCGGCGTTTGCTTTGATGGTCGGCGTTCCCGCGCAGCAAATCGGCTGGATGAGTGCGTTTGGCGAGCAGATAAATCTGCCCTTGGAAGGTGTCGGCGAATATGCCTGCCCGCACAGTGGACAGCACTACATCCTTAATGGCAACAGACTGGAGCTAGTGAGCTAA
- a CDS encoding Gfo/Idh/MocA family protein, with product MFPIIQNRKIRMAIVGCGRISKNHFGSIEKHAENVELAAVCDNDADVLAQHIEQYEVPGYQNFEELLKSEQIDLAVLCTPSGIHPDQAVLAAKYNVHVMTEKPMATRWQDGVRMVRACDEAKVRLFVVKQNRRNTTLQLLKRAINEKRFGKIYMVHLNVFWTRPQAYYDQAKWRGTWEFDGGAFMNQASHYVDLLDWLIGPVDKVQAMMSTTRDIEVEDTGVLNLRWRSGALGSMSVTMLTYPKNLEGSITILGEKGTVRVGGVAVNDIQHWEFDEPKDYDAQIYEANYDTTSVYGFGHPLYYKNVIETMRGEAEPETDGREGLKSLELLIAAYLSARDGNTVSLPLEY from the coding sequence ATGTTCCCGATTATTCAAAACCGAAAAATTCGAATGGCCATTGTTGGCTGTGGTCGCATTTCAAAAAATCATTTTGGGTCGATAGAGAAACATGCCGAAAATGTCGAATTGGCAGCGGTGTGTGACAACGATGCTGATGTTCTGGCTCAACACATAGAACAATATGAAGTTCCTGGATACCAGAACTTTGAAGAGTTACTCAAATCCGAGCAGATCGACTTGGCGGTGCTCTGCACGCCGAGCGGTATACATCCCGACCAGGCGGTGCTGGCAGCTAAATACAATGTACATGTAATGACGGAAAAGCCGATGGCAACCCGGTGGCAAGATGGTGTTCGTATGGTCCGGGCTTGTGATGAAGCAAAAGTTCGTCTGTTTGTTGTCAAGCAGAATCGCCGCAACACAACGTTGCAACTGCTCAAGCGGGCAATCAATGAAAAAAGATTCGGGAAAATTTATATGGTTCATTTGAATGTATTCTGGACCCGCCCCCAGGCTTATTACGACCAGGCAAAGTGGCGTGGCACGTGGGAGTTTGATGGTGGCGCATTCATGAACCAGGCCAGTCATTATGTGGATCTATTAGATTGGTTGATTGGTCCGGTTGATAAGGTGCAGGCCATGATGAGTACTACGCGAGATATTGAAGTAGAGGATACGGGCGTTCTAAATCTGCGTTGGCGAAGCGGTGCACTGGGATCAATGAGCGTCACCATGCTTACCTATCCAAAAAATTTGGAAGGAAGTATCACCATCCTTGGAGAAAAAGGTACAGTGAGAGTCGGTGGAGTAGCAGTCAACGATATTCAGCATTGGGAATTTGATGAGCCAAAAGACTACGATGCGCAGATCTACGAGGCAAATTACGACACTACGTCTGTGTATGGCTTTGGTCACCCACTCTATTATAAAAACGTTATAGAAACTATGCGTGGTGAAGCAGAGCCGGAAACAGATGGACGCGAAGGATTGAAATCGCTTGAACTGTTGATTGCAGCCTATCTCTCGGCGCGCGATGGCAATACTGTATCGCTCCCATTGGAGTATTAG